Genomic DNA from Clostridium sp. BJN0013:
GAAATAGAATATGACATTGATAAGTGGTCAGGGAAAATAGTTATAGACGGTGTTGATTACTCAAAAAAAGTAAAAAGTATTGAAGTTTTAATGAATGCACGAGATATACCCATGGTGAAAGTTGAATTCTATGCAGAGAATTTGAAAATAAAAACTAAAGCAAAGGTAGAAAAGCAATGCGTGACGGAATAAGAAAAAAACTTACTGATAGTATCCCGGAACTTAAGAAATGCTGTGAACCCAATGTTCCGACAAAAGATACTCCAAAACCTTATGCAGTAGTATTACAGGGTGATGATACCGACAATGGAGAGGTAGTTGGATTCAAAAGAACCATAGAAGTATGGTTGTATGAAGAGAGGACTACTTTTAAGAATCTGGATTCATTAAGTGACAAAGTGATAAAAGCATTGGACATGCAGGTTATAGAGGATTCCAAGACAAATGAAACATTTACTTGCATCTTTGATGGTACTATAGGGCAGGATACTGTGGATTTAGAGTGGGATGCTATTGCAAGAGGTCTTAGGTTTAATGTTATAGCTCTTCATGAGGAAAGTGAATCTTATATAGATCCATGGATTGAAGCTGTATCTAATTATATAAACACTATTATAGATTTCCCAGTATATCCGAATTACTGGATAAAAAATTTTGCGGTACCTTCTGTATTATGCAGGGTACTTAAAAGTGATTTATCCCCTGCTACACTTGGAGCTAACAGGGTTATGAAGACTATAAGATGCCATTTTGTGAGCAGAGATAAAAGTATGGCCAATAAATTTATTGATGCTGTAGAAAGTCAATTAATCCAGGACACTAAGATACCTTTGGATATAGCAGACAGAAGATACTTAACCATAAGTAGCATAAGAGAAGACAGAGAAGCAGACCCATTTACAATGGGTCAACTCAGTGTGGATCTTTTCAGGTTAGAAAATATTAAGAAAAAAAATATTCCTGTCATGAATAAAATTTATGGCAGGGGTTCGATAAAGACCAGCTAGTAAAAGTCAATAGTTAATTTAAAAAATTTATTTACTAAATTTAAGAGCAAAAAAGAGCATGGCAAACAAACCATAAAAAAATACGAACTATGGCAAATTTTTACTAAAACTAAATTGGAAATAATTTATCCAATTTGGACCATAATTAATTTGTCTAAGTGGTTAAGAAACTGATCTTGAAAAATTAGTAACATACATTTGGTTGTGCAGTTTTGGTTCACGAATTTCATAAGGCTTTTGATCTCTAAGAACTGCAAATATGTACTTTACAAGTTTGTGCATAATTGCACAAAGAGCAACTTTCTTCTTCTTACCATTTAAGTTTTTATTGCGATACTGGTAAAGAACACTGTTAATTGGTTTACCAGTTTTGGATTTTCTTATTGATGCAAGAGCAGCAGCATAAAGTGCTCTTCTACCAAAGCGTGTACCACGCTTGGACATTTTATTTTGGTCACTATTAAATTTCCCGGATTGACTAACTGAAGGGTCAATTCCAAAGAAAGCAACCATTTCTTTTGGATGCTTGAACCTTGTAGGATCGCCTATTTCACTCATTATGGTTACAGCTGTAATAAAGCCTATACCTTTGAAAGAAAGAAGCAATGCTATGTTGTTCTTAAATGAAGCAGGTGTTGAGTCATTTTTAACTGCTGATTCTATTTCATTTACTAGAGTTTCAATTTGTTCATTAATGATGTTTAAAAGCTTTATATTTATGCCTATAGTTACTTTAAAGGAATTATTGGTTATTCCTATTTGTACAGCACTTAGTGCAGCGTTTAAAAGTTTGTTATATGTGTTTGTACACCAGTCAATTGATTTACAAGAATTTTCCTTTAGTAAAGCAATTAAATCATCTTTTGGTGCATCAACAATTGCTTTAGGGGATGAAAATTTACTTAAAACTGCTAATGAAGTAACACCAGCTACGTCAGAAAAAACATTATGATATCCAGGAAAAAACGTTCTAAGATCAGAAGATAACTTTTTCTTGAACTGGGAACGGTTATCTATAAGGCTGTAGTAATCACGACAAAGTGATCTTACAGCAAATATTGGGATATCTAAATAATCAGACATTTTTATATTTTGAAATTTTGCTATGTTTGCAATAGTTAAGGCATCCATTTTATCATTTTTCACTTTTCTTATTCCTAAATTTTTGTTACTATTAGTAATAAGAGGATTTATAACGAAAGTTTCTAATTCGTTATTCTTTAGGAAGTGGAAAAGAGTTAAATGGTAAACACCAGTTGATTCCATGAAAAGTGATGGTTTCATGGAGAACTCTTTTTCCACTTTTCTCATTTCTTTGAGAAGATAAGAGAAACCATCAGAAGTGTGCATTATCTTGAAAGCCTTTCTATAAACTGCTCCATCAGGGGCTAGTATTGCAACCATAGAATAATCAGCAGAAACATCGATACCTACTACAGGTAAATTAAAAAATTTTGACATTGTAAATATCTCCTTTTCATATATTTTTGAAGATAGAACAGAGTATCCATACCTAACAGTGAGCTAACAACCTCGTTTGTGACACGAGTAATTCTTCCGCAAGGGAAGAAACTCAACCAGCTAAACATCTAATCTCACTGATGGAATGATACGCTTTTTCACGGGTATAGGAACTCCGAAGGAGTCCTCCCAGGAGGAATACATCTAACCTCTATTCAGAAGATATTATACAATGATTTAACTATTAATCAAGTTACCCTTGTGGAAGATACACTCTTATTATTTTTAGACTTACTAAAGGATATTGCAATTTCCAGAACGGAACTTGAGATGTACGAACAATAATTAATTTATATTTATAAATATCCGTTAGTAGAGATGATCTAATCTCTATTGATTGGTACAACTATATTATACGAGGAGGAAATTATTGATGAACAGTTTTATAGGATGGATAGGTGGAAAGAAGTTATTAAGGAAAGAAATCTTAAAGAAGTTTCCTGAAAATTTCAATAGATATATAGAAGTCTTTGGAGGAGCTGCATGGGTTTTATTTTCAAAAGATAAACTTGCGAATATGGAAGTATATAATGATGTAAACGGAGACTTGGTGAATCTATTCAGGTGTGTAAAGTATCATTGTGGAGAGCTGCAGAAAGAATTATCATTTATGTTGAACTCAAGAGAATTGTTTTATGACTTTGCCAGTCAGTACAATACCAGGGGAATGACCGATATTCAAAGGGCAGCTAGATTTTTTATGCTAATCAAGACAAGCTATGGAAGTGAGTATAGATCCTATGGTTGTGTTAAGAGAAATGTAAATGTAATGATTCAATATCTTACAGATATTCAAGGAAGGCTTTCGGGCGTAGTAATTGAAAATAAGGATTTTGAGGATTTATTTAAAGTATATGATAGGGAGGAAGGTCTTATGTATATGGACCCTCCATATTATGGTACCGAAAGATACTATCAGGTACAGTTTTCACAAGAGGACCATATAAGGTTATTTGAGTGTCTTAAAAGTGTAAAAGGCAAGTTCATTCTTTCTTACAATGACTGCGAATTTGTAAGAGAGCTTTACAAAGATTTCAATGTAGATGAGGTTGAAAGAAATCACAATCTGGTGGGGAAGTACAAGGATAAGGAGCATAGGTATGGCGAGTTGATTATTAGGAATTATTAGGGAAAGAGTAAGTCCTAGAATAGTTTTACACTACTTTAGGACTTCTATGTATGAAAGAAATACAGATTTGATGATAGTATAAACATAAATGTTAATTTGCTTTTTGGTTATATTCTATGATATTAGGAATATCGTAAAGTTTTTTAATTTCATTTTTTATACTATCATCAATACGTGCACTTGTATAAACACCATATTTATTAAATGCCGTTACAAAATCATTCCACTTGATAATGTTACTTTCATACCCTGCACATAAGATTCCAAGAGTTCCAATAACATCTGTTCCTAACTCTTTGCAAGCATTTCGTGCTCTTTTATCATTTGTACAACATATAAATTTGTTTTCATAGGCAATACATATTACTATTTTATCAGATGTAGATAATTTTTTATGAGTATCATTCAAGTATGAGTATTTTTCAAAACCTAAATTCTTCTTTAAGTTTATTTCAATGTAATTCATGTTGAGTAATTCTTCAACAAGAGGATCATCTATTTCTTCTATGAGAATGTTATCGGGGATAAATACTTTAGAAAAAATTTTCGGAGGAATATCCAGCAAATCTAATTCTTGCAAATCAAGAATTGAATTTGTATCAATTACAATTTTAGTATTATATAAAGCTTTGTAATTTTTCCTCATCCGAAACCCATTTAGCTGTGATTCTTCTGGCATCAATATTTTTAATGCCCAGAAGTTCAGCTGTTTTATTTATCCCAATTTCATCTCTTATATATAAATTTTTAACCATATTATAAATCTTAGTATTTTTTTGAATATAGTTCATTGGCTCAGGTTCTTTTAATTTATACCCGGATAAATATAATTTTTTAAAAGCAGTATTTTTTTCAGTTGAGTTAATATACTTATATTTATGCAAGGCCATAATTAACGATTGAATACTTACTTTTAATTCGTTTTTTATTTCAAATAATATTTTCCATGGTATAGGAGGTTTAAGAAAATAATCATACTTTTTTAAAGAATCACATGTAATTAAAAAGTAACCTGCGAAAGAATTTGCTATTTTTTCATTTATATCAGTTTTGTAATTACTATATTGAGTGCA
This window encodes:
- a CDS encoding DNA adenine methylase — its product is MNSFIGWIGGKKLLRKEILKKFPENFNRYIEVFGGAAWVLFSKDKLANMEVYNDVNGDLVNLFRCVKYHCGELQKELSFMLNSRELFYDFASQYNTRGMTDIQRAARFFMLIKTSYGSEYRSYGCVKRNVNVMIQYLTDIQGRLSGVVIENKDFEDLFKVYDREEGLMYMDPPYYGTERYYQVQFSQEDHIRLFECLKSVKGKFILSYNDCEFVRELYKDFNVDEVERNHNLVGKYKDKEHRYGELIIRNY
- a CDS encoding IS110 family transposase, which produces MSKFFNLPVVGIDVSADYSMVAILAPDGAVYRKAFKIMHTSDGFSYLLKEMRKVEKEFSMKPSLFMESTGVYHLTLFHFLKNNELETFVINPLITNSNKNLGIRKVKNDKMDALTIANIAKFQNIKMSDYLDIPIFAVRSLCRDYYSLIDNRSQFKKKLSSDLRTFFPGYHNVFSDVAGVTSLAVLSKFSSPKAIVDAPKDDLIALLKENSCKSIDWCTNTYNKLLNAALSAVQIGITNNSFKVTIGINIKLLNIINEQIETLVNEIESAVKNDSTPASFKNNIALLLSFKGIGFITAVTIMSEIGDPTRFKHPKEMVAFFGIDPSVSQSGKFNSDQNKMSKRGTRFGRRALYAAALASIRKSKTGKPINSVLYQYRNKNLNGKKKKVALCAIMHKLVKYIFAVLRDQKPYEIREPKLHNQMYVTNFSRSVS